One Campylobacter sp. RM16192 genomic region harbors:
- the pseI gene encoding pseudaminic acid synthase — MKIENFDTNKNVFIIAELSANHSGSLETAIQTIKAAKRAGADAIKLQTYTADSLTLNSQKEDFMIRGGLWDGRNLYELYEQAMTPREWHKELFDVASNEGLICFSSPFCKDDVEFLEQFNPPAYKIASFEAIDYDFVEYVAKKNRPIIISTGIVTHEEISDIVKICKNAGNNEIALLKCTSSYPAPLNEMNLLNIPTIKDEFSVEIGFSDHTLGIVAPIVAVSLGARIIEKHFILNKDIKSVDDAFSLDETEFAQMVKAVRDAEALLGKKQFISGGESRNFARSLYASKDIKVGEKFTEENIRSVRPGYGLHPKFKKEILGKIAKRGIEFANKITKDDY; from the coding sequence ATGAAAATAGAAAATTTTGATACAAATAAAAACGTATTTATCATCGCCGAACTCTCAGCCAACCACTCAGGAAGCTTAGAGACAGCGATTCAAACCATAAAAGCAGCCAAGCGCGCCGGAGCCGACGCGATAAAATTACAAACATATACTGCCGATAGCCTTACGCTAAATTCTCAGAAAGAGGATTTTATGATACGCGGCGGGCTTTGGGACGGGCGAAATTTATACGAGCTTTACGAGCAGGCAATGACTCCTAGAGAGTGGCATAAGGAGCTTTTTGATGTGGCTAGCAACGAGGGATTAATCTGCTTTTCAAGCCCATTTTGTAAAGATGACGTGGAGTTTTTAGAGCAGTTTAATCCGCCAGCTTACAAGATCGCAAGTTTTGAAGCGATTGATTATGATTTTGTAGAGTATGTCGCGAAGAAAAATAGACCGATCATCATATCAACAGGCATCGTAACTCACGAAGAGATTTCGGATATCGTTAAAATTTGCAAAAATGCAGGCAATAACGAAATCGCTCTTTTAAAATGCACTTCAAGCTATCCCGCGCCATTAAATGAGATGAATTTACTAAATATACCTACCATAAAAGATGAATTTAGCGTGGAAATCGGCTTTAGCGATCATACTTTAGGCATCGTTGCTCCTATCGTCGCAGTGAGTTTAGGTGCACGCATAATCGAAAAGCATTTCATACTAAATAAAGATATAAAAAGCGTAGATGATGCTTTTTCGCTTGATGAGACCGAATTTGCGCAGATGGTAAAAGCAGTGCGAGATGCTGAAGCCTTGCTTGGCAAAAAGCAGTTTATCTCAGGTGGTGAAAGCCGTAATTTTGCTCGCTCGCTTTATGCAAGCAAAGATATAAAAGTTGGAGAAAAATTTACTGAAGAAAATATAAGAAGCGTTCGTCCAGGATACGGGCTTCATCCCAAATTTAAAAAAGAAATTTTAGGCAAAATAGCTAAAAGAGGTATAGAATTTGCTAACAAGATTACTAAAGACGACTATTAA
- the pseH gene encoding UDP-4-amino-4,6-dideoxy-N-acetyl-beta-L-altrosamine N-acetyltransferase, whose amino-acid sequence MIRLINFTELTKEQKMMVFDWRNDERVAKFMRSKNITLKEHLKFIDSLKSASDRLYFLVEENGEFIGVIDFINISDEECEFGLYANPNLKNQGAKLMQIIINYAFSELKVFRLNSCAYNFNEKAIALYEKLTLKFMTKMSYLRL is encoded by the coding sequence ATGATCCGTCTTATAAATTTTACCGAGCTTACAAAAGAGCAAAAAATGATGGTTTTTGATTGGCGAAACGATGAGCGAGTAGCGAAATTTATGCGCTCAAAAAATATAACCTTAAAAGAGCATCTTAAATTTATCGACAGCTTAAAAAGCGCTTCTGATAGACTTTACTTTTTGGTCGAAGAAAATGGCGAGTTTATCGGTGTGATCGACTTTATAAACATAAGCGATGAGGAGTGCGAATTCGGACTTTATGCAAATCCGAATTTAAAAAATCAAGGCGCAAAATTAATGCAAATTATAATTAACTATGCGTTTAGCGAGCTAAAGGTTTTTAGGCTCAATTCATGCGCTTATAATTTCAACGAAAAAGCCATTGCGCTTTATGAAAAATTGACTTTAAAATTTATGACAAAGATGAGCTATTTAAGGCTTTAA
- the pseG gene encoding UDP-2,4-diacetamido-2,4,6-trideoxy-beta-L-altropyranose hydrolase, whose product MGFEKLANLKTLIRADSSVTIGHGHIRRDLVLAKKFKDISFACINFEGSLINEIKFRVFTLKTNDLDELISLINTNKFELLIIDHYGINYEDEKTIKKATGVKILSFDDEYKSHFCDILLNVNIFANAKKYENLLPPACEIWCGQEFMLVRDEFYQEKKIKREKIYDVFIALGGTDIQNLSANLALKLLEKNLKIILVTTSANANLNALKKLEKSYKNLTLFTDSNQIARLMNESKELIISASSLVNEALVLGANFSAVMVANNQKQMYKWLIENGYKAYTSEEI is encoded by the coding sequence ATGGGCTTTGAGAAGCTTGCAAATTTAAAAACCTTAATTAGAGCCGATAGCTCCGTAACTATCGGACACGGACACATCAGGCGAGATCTTGTTCTTGCAAAGAAATTCAAAGACATCAGCTTTGCTTGCATAAATTTTGAAGGCTCGCTCATAAACGAGATAAAATTTCGCGTTTTTACTCTTAAAACAAATGATTTAGATGAGCTAATAAGTCTTATAAACACTAATAAATTTGAACTTCTTATCATCGATCACTACGGCATTAATTACGAAGATGAAAAGACGATAAAGAAGGCTACAGGAGTTAAAATTTTAAGCTTTGACGATGAGTATAAGAGCCATTTTTGCGATATTTTATTAAACGTCAATATATTTGCCAATGCTAAAAAATATGAAAATTTACTGCCTCCCGCTTGTGAAATTTGGTGCGGGCAAGAATTTATGCTGGTAAGAGATGAATTTTATCAAGAAAAAAAGATAAAAAGAGAGAAAATTTATGACGTTTTTATCGCACTTGGCGGAACAGATATACAAAATTTGAGTGCAAATTTAGCGCTTAAACTACTTGAAAAAAATTTAAAAATCATCCTTGTTACAACAAGTGCAAATGCAAATTTAAACGCGCTTAAAAAGCTTGAGAAAAGCTATAAAAACCTAACTCTTTTTACCGACTCGAATCAAATCGCAAGGCTAATGAACGAGAGTAAAGAGCTTATCATCTCGGCAAGCTCTCTTGTAAACGAAGCGCTTGTTTTAGGCGCAAATTTCAGCGCAGTTATGGTTGCAAATAATCAAAAACAGATGTATAAATGGCTTATTGAAAACGGATATAAAGCCTATACAAGCGAGGAGATATGA
- the pseF gene encoding pseudaminic acid cytidylyltransferase — protein MNLCVIPARGGSKRIPHKNIKDFLGNPIISYSIKAALSSKVFDEVIVSTDSEEIAEVARKFGAKTPFLRDANLSDDFTSTGDVIKDACIKMGDKFKTVCCLYPTAPLLKGEVLNEAYNKFKASECEYLFSVCEFSFPIQRAIKIDLNGKASMFYPEYNSTRSQDLEPAYHDAGQFYFGKRDAWLQGKWVFKPHSKVFILKRNLVCDIDTIEDFEFAKKLYKINHGL, from the coding sequence ATGAACCTATGCGTCATACCAGCAAGAGGCGGAAGCAAGCGAATCCCGCATAAAAATATCAAAGATTTTTTAGGTAACCCTATAATATCTTACAGTATCAAAGCGGCTCTAAGTTCAAAAGTGTTTGATGAAGTAATAGTAAGCACTGACAGTGAGGAGATAGCTGAAGTTGCGCGAAAATTTGGTGCCAAAACACCATTTTTAAGAGATGCCAACCTTAGCGACGACTTTACTTCAACAGGCGATGTTATAAAAGATGCCTGCATCAAAATGGGAGATAAATTTAAAACGGTATGTTGCTTATATCCTACCGCTCCACTTTTAAAAGGAGAGGTATTAAATGAAGCGTATAATAAATTTAAAGCAAGTGAATGCGAATATCTATTTTCTGTTTGCGAATTTTCTTTTCCGATTCAACGCGCTATAAAAATAGATTTAAATGGAAAAGCAAGTATGTTTTATCCTGAATATAACAGCACTCGCTCGCAAGATCTAGAACCCGCATATCATGATGCAGGACAATTTTACTTTGGCAAACGTGATGCATGGTTACAAGGCAAATGGGTGTTTAAACCGCATTCAAAAGTCTTTATTTTAAAGCGAAATTTAGTATGTGATATCGATACTATTGAAGATTTCGAATTTGCTAAAAAACTTTATAAAATCAATCATGGGCTTTGA
- the pseC gene encoding UDP-4-amino-4,6-dideoxy-N-acetyl-beta-L-altrosamine transaminase, which produces MIPYSKHQIKDGDIAAVCEAMRGEFLTGGDKVAQFEAAICEYVGVKHAVVMNSATSALHVGYLSLGVKENDEVITTPLTFAATANAALMVGAKVKFCDIKFDGNINENKLSELITSKTKVITPVDFGGNGVNIIEIMKIARAKGIKVLDDASHAFGSEIDGAKVGIHADASVFSFHAIKPITTFEGGAIVTNDDEIARLARLYRSHGINKTHLWNSDMSVLGYNYRLSDVACALGLNQLKRLDEMIAVRESIAQFYDERFEKNPYFSTIKIPQNKKSSRHLYPILLFSTLWCAKEDIFAELHDRGVGVQVHYKPTYQFSFYKQLYGETELKVTEDFYKSELSLPCHQGMSMDDAKFVADTLLDVLAKFANPKCSI; this is translated from the coding sequence ATGATACCTTACAGCAAGCACCAGATCAAAGACGGCGATATAGCAGCAGTTTGCGAGGCTATGAGGGGCGAGTTTTTAACAGGCGGAGATAAGGTGGCTCAATTTGAAGCGGCCATTTGCGAATATGTCGGAGTAAAACACGCGGTAGTAATGAATTCGGCAACTTCTGCGCTTCACGTCGGATATCTTTCTCTTGGCGTAAAAGAAAACGACGAGGTTATAACTACGCCTTTAACCTTTGCGGCAACGGCAAATGCGGCTCTTATGGTCGGCGCAAAAGTGAAATTTTGCGATATAAAATTTGACGGAAATATAAACGAAAACAAGCTTTCTGAGCTCATCACCTCAAAAACAAAGGTCATAACTCCTGTTGATTTTGGCGGAAACGGCGTAAATATCATAGAAATTATGAAAATAGCGCGCGCAAAAGGTATAAAAGTGCTTGATGATGCCTCGCACGCCTTTGGAAGCGAGATAGACGGCGCAAAAGTAGGCATTCACGCCGATGCTAGCGTATTTAGCTTCCATGCGATTAAACCGATCACCACTTTTGAAGGTGGCGCAATTGTTACAAATGACGATGAGATAGCGCGTCTTGCGAGGCTTTACCGCTCACACGGCATAAATAAAACTCACCTTTGGAACAGCGATATGAGCGTGCTTGGATACAACTATCGCTTAAGCGACGTAGCTTGCGCGCTTGGGCTAAATCAGCTTAAAAGGCTTGATGAGATGATAGCTGTGCGAGAGAGTATAGCGCAGTTTTACGACGAAAGATTTGAGAAAAATCCATACTTTAGCACTATAAAAATTCCTCAAAACAAAAAAAGCTCGCGCCATCTTTATCCGATCTTGCTTTTTAGCACTCTTTGGTGCGCTAAAGAAGATATTTTTGCGGAGCTTCACGATCGTGGAGTGGGGGTTCAGGTACATTATAAGCCTACCTATCAATTTAGCTTTTACAAGCAACTTTATGGCGAAACTGAGCTAAAGGTTACAGAGGATTTTTACAAATCAGAGCTTAGCCTGCCGTGTCATCAAGGCATGAGTATGGATGATGCGAAATTTGTAGCAGACACTCTGCTTGACGTGCTTGCTAAATTTGCAAATCCAAAGTGCAGCATATGA
- the pseB gene encoding UDP-N-acetylglucosamine 4,6-dehydratase (inverting), with protein MFDEKSILITGGTGSFGKKYTEILLKNFKPKRLIIYSRDELKQYEMAQVFKNPAMRYFIGDVRDEKRLKTAMDGVDFVIHAAAMKHVPIAEYNPMECIKTNINGAQNVIDAAFACGVNKVIALSTDKACNPVNLYGATKLASDKLFVAANNIAGSKKTRFSVVRYGNVVGSRGSVVPLFKKLIEEGATELPVTHEQMTRFWITLEQGVNFVLKNFERMKGGEIFIPKIPSMTMLDLAKALAPELKVKIIGIRPGEKMHEVMVGKDDAHLTYEFNDHYMISPSIQFATIQDFSTNALGERGKLVEDGFEYSSNTNKIWLDKKGLLEMIG; from the coding sequence ATGTTTGATGAAAAATCTATTCTTATAACCGGCGGAACGGGAAGCTTCGGCAAGAAATACACCGAAATTTTGCTTAAAAATTTTAAGCCAAAAAGGCTAATTATATACTCAAGAGACGAGCTTAAGCAATACGAAATGGCTCAAGTTTTTAAAAATCCCGCGATGAGATATTTTATCGGCGACGTGCGAGACGAAAAGAGGCTTAAAACCGCGATGGATGGAGTTGATTTTGTCATTCACGCAGCCGCGATGAAACACGTTCCCATAGCCGAATATAACCCGATGGAGTGCATAAAAACAAACATCAACGGCGCTCAAAACGTCATTGACGCAGCCTTTGCTTGCGGAGTAAATAAAGTGATCGCACTATCAACGGATAAGGCTTGTAACCCGGTAAATTTATACGGCGCTACAAAGCTTGCAAGCGATAAGCTGTTTGTCGCAGCAAACAACATCGCAGGCAGCAAAAAAACTCGCTTTAGTGTCGTAAGATACGGCAACGTCGTAGGCTCACGCGGTTCGGTTGTGCCACTGTTTAAAAAGCTCATAGAAGAAGGCGCGACAGAGCTTCCAGTGACGCATGAGCAGATGACAAGATTTTGGATAACCCTTGAACAAGGAGTGAATTTCGTCCTTAAAAATTTTGAACGCATGAAAGGTGGAGAAATTTTTATCCCTAAAATTCCTTCCATGACTATGCTTGATCTTGCCAAAGCTCTTGCACCGGAGCTTAAAGTCAAAATCATCGGCATAAGACCTGGCGAAAAGATGCACGAAGTGATGGTCGGCAAGGATGATGCGCATCTAACTTATGAATTCAACGACCACTACATGATAAGCCCATCCATTCAGTTTGCAACTATACAAGATTTTTCGACAAATGCGCTTGGCGAAAGAGGTAAGCTTGTCGAAGACGGGTTTGAATACAGCTCAAATACAAATAAAATTTGGCTTGACAAAAAGGGTCTTTTGGAGATGATAGGATGA
- a CDS encoding SDR family NAD(P)-dependent oxidoreductase — translation MNKNILITGTSRGIGKALSIGFLETNKVFGCSRSDSDIEHKNYKHFCIDVCDENKVIDMVRGIKRESGKIDVLINNAGAASMNHLLTTNLNSVNELFNVNFMSAFLFTREVGKIMSRQKYGKIVNFSSVAAALNLEGEAIYAAAKAAIENFTRTSAKELGKFNINVNAIGISPTMTNLIKAVPKNKIDELLEKQTIKNFCEFDDIKNTIDFLIDDKSKMVTGQIIYLGGVW, via the coding sequence ATGAATAAAAATATCTTAATAACCGGCACAAGTAGAGGAATAGGAAAGGCTCTAAGTATCGGCTTTTTAGAAACTAATAAAGTGTTTGGTTGCAGTAGAAGTGATAGCGACATAGAACATAAAAACTATAAACATTTTTGCATTGATGTTTGTGATGAAAATAAAGTTATAGATATGGTAAGGGGAATAAAACGTGAGTCAGGAAAGATTGATGTGCTTATAAATAATGCAGGAGCTGCGTCTATGAATCATTTACTGACTACAAATTTAAATAGTGTGAATGAACTGTTTAACGTAAATTTTATGTCGGCATTTTTATTTACAAGAGAAGTAGGCAAAATAATGAGTCGCCAAAAATATGGCAAAATAGTTAACTTTTCAAGTGTAGCAGCAGCTTTAAATTTAGAAGGAGAAGCTATTTATGCAGCTGCAAAAGCAGCTATAGAAAATTTTACCAGAACTAGCGCTAAAGAGCTGGGGAAATTTAATATCAATGTTAATGCTATTGGTATATCTCCTACTATGACAAATCTTATTAAGGCTGTACCAAAAAATAAAATAGATGAGTTGCTGGAAAAACAAACTATAAAAAATTTTTGTGAATTTGACGATATAAAAAATACGATTGACTTTTTGATAGACGATAAAAGTAAAATGGTAACAGGACAAATTATATATTTAGGCGGTGTATGGTGA
- a CDS encoding ANL family adenylate-forming protein — protein sequence MVSFLLKNFSDFSKKNAVIHNNKIYTYEDLLAKINEFKSKLSDIKSGEVVGLIGGYSFENIALFLALFLNKNIIVPINSNIDSEVEQRLKEAFANKTITYKNGLIFIKDLCEKESNILIKKLQDNDNSGLILFSSGSLAKPKAIVHNLDNLVLNFKDKKPKNLKMLLFLLFDHIGGLNTLLNGLAMGATLIIANDFSTAKICELIEKFDINVLPTTPSFLNLLLINKDYEKFDLNSLKLITYGTERMDDNILKRLKEVFSKVKFIQTFGTSETGIMNTNSKSSTSTFFNLNPDEYKIVDGELYIKSKTAFLGYLNADNHDDNGWFKTGDLVEVGENGFLKIIGRSKEMINVGGNKLLAGEVESLILQIPDIKDVLVYAENNAILGQNVACDVVCNLQKDEVKNLIRSFLRDKIPSYKIPARINVVNKIDMTARFKKDRRLNR from the coding sequence ATGGTGAGCTTTTTATTAAAAAACTTTAGCGATTTTTCAAAAAAAAATGCTGTTATTCACAATAATAAAATTTATACTTATGAAGATCTTTTAGCTAAAATAAATGAATTTAAAAGCAAACTTAGTGATATAAAAAGCGGAGAAGTTGTAGGTCTTATAGGCGGATACAGTTTTGAAAATATAGCTTTGTTTTTAGCGCTTTTTTTAAATAAAAATATTATAGTTCCCATAAACTCAAATATCGATTCGGAAGTAGAGCAGCGGCTAAAAGAAGCATTTGCAAACAAAACGATAACTTATAAAAACGGCTTGATATTTATAAAAGATTTATGTGAAAAAGAATCTAATATCTTAATCAAAAAGCTACAAGATAACGATAATAGCGGACTTATATTATTTTCTAGTGGCAGTTTAGCAAAGCCAAAAGCTATAGTACATAATCTTGATAACTTAGTTTTAAATTTTAAGGATAAAAAGCCAAAAAATTTAAAAATGTTGTTATTTTTGCTGTTTGATCATATAGGAGGCTTAAATACTCTTTTAAATGGTCTTGCCATGGGCGCTACGCTTATTATAGCAAATGATTTTAGTACTGCTAAAATTTGTGAATTGATAGAGAAATTTGATATAAATGTATTGCCTACTACGCCTAGTTTTTTAAATTTGCTTTTAATCAATAAAGATTATGAAAAATTTGATTTAAATTCACTAAAATTGATTACATACGGCACTGAAAGAATGGATGATAACATACTTAAGCGATTAAAAGAAGTATTTAGTAAAGTTAAATTTATTCAGACTTTTGGAACAAGTGAAACTGGAATTATGAATACCAACTCCAAATCATCAACGTCTACTTTTTTTAATTTAAACCCAGACGAGTATAAGATTGTAGACGGTGAGCTTTATATAAAAAGTAAAACCGCATTTTTAGGATATTTAAATGCAGATAATCATGATGATAATGGATGGTTTAAAACCGGTGATTTGGTAGAAGTCGGAGAAAATGGTTTTTTAAAAATAATAGGACGTAGCAAGGAGATGATCAATGTTGGAGGCAACAAACTTTTAGCTGGTGAGGTTGAAAGTCTTATTTTACAAATTCCAGATATAAAAGATGTATTGGTTTATGCTGAAAATAATGCTATATTGGGTCAAAACGTGGCTTGCGATGTAGTTTGTAATTTGCAAAAAGACGAAGTAAAAAATTTAATCAGATCTTTTTTAAGAGATAAAATTCCTAGTTATAAAATTCCTGCTAGAATAAACGTTGTTAATAAAATCGATATGACAGCCAGATTTAAGAAAGATAGGCGACTTAATCGCTAA
- a CDS encoding NTP transferase domain-containing protein, with product MTKMNAIILAAGLGSRLKEITVNKHKSLLKIADRVNLERTIEFLNDIGVNDINIITGYKASDFEYLKEKFNVNLIHNDKFDTLNNLYSFCLALDFFGNSFVIDADVVMLKNILQITDTSVYYTTLRKINNKNDWIVTCDDNNRITKIEPSNKNLPTLFGISYFTKNDAILIKERIKSLPKEAFSDKKLYYDNVFVSMLSEIIIKEVRVDNRFVCEIDDKEDLKEINEKARAI from the coding sequence ATGACAAAGATGAATGCTATAATTTTGGCAGCAGGCCTAGGATCTAGACTAAAAGAAATAACCGTAAATAAACATAAATCACTTTTAAAAATAGCAGACAGAGTCAATCTGGAAAGAACTATAGAATTTTTAAATGATATTGGCGTAAACGATATAAACATAATAACCGGATACAAAGCTAGTGATTTTGAATATTTAAAAGAAAAATTTAATGTAAATTTGATACATAACGACAAATTTGATACTTTAAACAATCTTTATTCCTTCTGCCTTGCTTTGGATTTTTTCGGCAATAGTTTCGTTATAGATGCGGATGTTGTGATGTTAAAAAACATATTGCAAATTACAGATACATCGGTATACTATACTACACTAAGAAAGATAAATAATAAAAATGATTGGATAGTGACTTGTGATGATAATAATCGTATAACAAAAATAGAGCCATCAAATAAAAATTTACCTACCCTTTTTGGAATAAGCTATTTTACAAAAAATGATGCCATTTTAATAAAAGAACGCATTAAATCACTCCCCAAAGAAGCTTTTAGCGATAAAAAACTTTATTATGATAATGTTTTTGTAAGTATGCTAAGTGAAATAATTATAAAAGAAGTTAGAGTAGACAATAGATTTGTTTGCGAAATAGACGATAAAGAGGATTTAAAAGAGATAAACGAAAAGGCACGTGCGATATGA
- a CDS encoding DMT family transporter: MIFGILSGIFWAIDTLLLSKVQIFALLLVAIHDFTSFLFIGIFLKISKINLLLNKKQLLVIAIASMAGGLGMISFLLSIHYAKAPLASILSSLYPAFSVIIAGILLGQRLSKVGFLGLFIAVSFTISLFIFDIEFRDVNLLGVIFGLLCAMCWGSECVIINLALKDNVNEKVALFIRQGVSSSIALGSFLIFSIVQNTQNTYIINYELIVIAAFFATVSYTFYYKAIAKIGALRAMGLNISYSAWIIIFGFIVGETFSIFLLICAILIMLGSVTSNVK, encoded by the coding sequence TTGATATTTGGAATACTAAGCGGTATCTTTTGGGCAATAGATACTTTGTTGCTATCAAAAGTGCAAATTTTTGCTCTACTTCTAGTCGCCATACATGACTTTACAAGTTTTTTATTTATAGGCATTTTTTTAAAAATTTCAAAAATAAATCTTTTACTAAACAAAAAACAACTCCTGGTTATAGCAATAGCTTCAATGGCAGGCGGTTTAGGCATGATATCTTTTTTGCTAAGTATCCATTACGCTAAAGCCCCTCTTGCAAGTATTTTAAGCAGTCTTTATCCGGCTTTTAGCGTCATAATAGCTGGAATTTTGCTTGGGCAAAGGCTTAGTAAAGTAGGATTTTTAGGGTTATTTATAGCTGTTAGTTTTACTATATCACTCTTTATATTTGATATAGAATTTAGAGATGTTAATCTGCTGGGAGTTATTTTCGGACTTCTTTGTGCCATGTGCTGGGGAAGTGAGTGCGTCATCATCAATTTGGCACTAAAAGATAACGTAAACGAAAAAGTAGCTTTATTTATCAGGCAAGGCGTTAGTTCATCTATTGCTCTTGGATCTTTTTTAATCTTTTCTATAGTACAAAATACGCAAAATACTTATATAATAAACTACGAATTAATTGTTATTGCGGCCTTTTTTGCAACCGTTTCATACACATTTTATTATAAAGCAATAGCAAAAATAGGTGCTTTGAGGGCAATGGGGCTCAATATATCATATTCGGCTTGGATTATAATATTTGGCTTTATTGTCGGTGAAACATTTTCCATTTTTTTGCTAATATGTGCTATTTTAATAATGCTAGGTTCTGTAACGAGTAATGTAAAATGA
- a CDS encoding choline kinase family protein, with protein MNKEDIFFKATGLKVKNISLLGGMTNINFLVTSTDDEKFVLRISGINSNELISREKEFYIQNKMHEFGFGVETIYFDSISGTKITKFLSNAINLTPKNISNFLPQIALHLKSLHNLKIKLKYEFNPFIEMQKYIQISKTSINLIPNFQDGLKLFWFLRDEIYNINRKYHDKDMILVPTHGDLVPENILITDNNEVVFIDWEYAGANDPCWDLASVFVEGNLSKKEEDKFLKYYDPTQDELEKIEIYKGLMDLLWSAWSIAKTSNEQNYLEYGQKRLNDALRRKYF; from the coding sequence ATGAACAAAGAAGATATTTTTTTTAAAGCCACCGGACTAAAAGTAAAAAATATTAGCTTACTTGGAGGAATGACTAATATCAATTTTCTTGTTACGTCGACCGATGATGAGAAATTTGTATTAAGAATTTCAGGAATTAACTCCAATGAGCTTATTAGTCGTGAGAAAGAATTTTATATACAAAATAAAATGCACGAATTTGGTTTTGGTGTAGAAACTATATATTTTGATAGCATTTCTGGGACAAAAATAACTAAATTTTTATCAAACGCTATAAATTTAACTCCAAAAAATATATCAAATTTTTTACCTCAAATTGCACTACATTTAAAATCTTTACATAATTTAAAAATTAAATTAAAATATGAATTTAACCCTTTTATAGAAATGCAAAAATATATACAAATATCCAAAACATCTATTAATTTAATACCTAATTTTCAAGACGGATTAAAACTTTTCTGGTTTTTAAGAGACGAAATTTACAATATAAACCGAAAATATCACGATAAAGATATGATATTGGTACCCACACACGGAGACTTAGTGCCTGAAAATATATTGATAACAGATAATAATGAAGTTGTTTTTATAGATTGGGAATACGCGGGAGCAAACGATCCGTGTTGGGATTTGGCATCTGTTTTTGTTGAAGGAAATTTATCAAAAAAAGAAGAAGATAAATTTTTAAAATATTACGATCCAACTCAAGACGAACTAGAAAAAATAGAAATTTATAAAGGATTAATGGATCTTTTATGGAGTGCTTGGTCTATAGCAAAAACAAGTAACGAGCAAAACTATTTAGAATACGGACAAAAGCGTTTAAATGATGCTTTAAGAAGGAAATATTTTTGA
- the dcd gene encoding dCTP deaminase → MGLKSDRWIREKSLNDKMIVPFCEEQIGKGVVSYGVSSYGYDIRVGNEFKIFTNIGGTVVDPKNFDEKNVVDFVGDVCIVPPNSFALARTVEYFNMPDNVLAICLGKSTYARCGIIVNVTPFEPGFKGHITIEISNTTPLPAKIYANEGIAQVLFIEGDEPCEVTYADKKGKYQAQEGITLPRILK, encoded by the coding sequence ATGGGTCTAAAAAGCGATAGATGGATACGCGAAAAGAGTTTAAATGACAAAATGATCGTGCCTTTTTGCGAAGAGCAGATAGGCAAAGGTGTCGTTAGCTACGGCGTTAGCAGCTACGGGTATGATATACGCGTCGGAAATGAGTTTAAAATTTTTACAAACATAGGCGGCACCGTAGTTGATCCCAAAAATTTCGACGAGAAAAACGTAGTTGATTTTGTGGGCGATGTCTGCATAGTTCCGCCAAATTCGTTTGCGCTGGCTCGAACGGTTGAGTACTTCAATATGCCTGATAACGTGCTTGCAATCTGTCTTGGCAAGAGCACTTACGCGCGATGCGGTATCATCGTAAATGTCACGCCTTTTGAGCCTGGATTTAAGGGGCATATCACGATTGAGATTTCAAACACGACTCCGCTTCCGGCTAAAATTTATGCAAATGAAGGTATCGCGCAAGTGCTATTTATCGAAGGTGATGAGCCTTGCGAAGTGACATATGCTGATAAAAAAGGCAAATACCAAGCTCAGGAAGGCATCACTCTGCCTAGGATTTTGAAGTAA